The Acidobacteriaceae bacterium genome includes a region encoding these proteins:
- the asnS gene encoding asparagine--tRNA ligase: MSETAASAPIVTIANLGEHIGQSITLRGWLYNLRSSGKLLFPTFRDGTGTVQGIVPKAAVPEQVFETLKGLTLESSLIVSGTVREDQRAPSGVELDVQDVSVTQRISEETPYPISRKEHGVDFLMEHRHLWLRTPRQSAILRVRAAIMRAAAEYFDINGFIRTDPPILTPNACEGTSDLFEMKYFDEEMAYLTQSGQLYVEATALALGKVYSFGPTFRAEKSKTRRHLTEFWMIEPEVAYMDLDGLMTLAEEFLTHIVTRVLENHRADLQVIGRDVSKLEAMATPGEFPKMTYDEAHAMLEQAYKDGKIENPHTYGDDFGSPDESYISSQFEKPVMVHRYPAEVKAFYMQPDPKDPTKALCVDVLAPEGYGEIIGGSQRIDDYGLLKSRIESHGLPLAAFQWYLDLRQYGSVPHSGFGMGIERCVAWICGLEHVRETIPFARTLNRIYP, translated from the coding sequence ATGTCCGAAACTGCAGCGTCCGCTCCCATCGTCACCATTGCCAACCTTGGCGAGCACATCGGCCAATCGATCACACTCCGCGGCTGGCTCTATAACCTGCGCAGCTCCGGCAAGCTGCTATTCCCCACGTTCCGCGACGGCACGGGTACGGTGCAGGGCATCGTTCCGAAGGCAGCCGTACCGGAGCAGGTCTTCGAGACGCTGAAAGGCCTGACGCTCGAGTCGTCGCTCATCGTCTCGGGGACCGTGCGTGAGGACCAGCGCGCGCCTTCGGGCGTTGAGCTGGACGTGCAGGATGTCAGCGTGACGCAGCGGATTTCGGAAGAGACACCATATCCAATTTCGCGCAAAGAGCACGGCGTCGACTTCCTGATGGAACATCGTCACCTTTGGCTGCGCACGCCGAGACAGTCGGCCATCCTGCGCGTTCGTGCAGCGATCATGCGGGCCGCAGCGGAATATTTTGATATTAATGGATTCATCCGCACGGATCCGCCAATCCTGACGCCAAACGCTTGCGAAGGCACTTCAGACCTGTTCGAGATGAAGTACTTCGACGAGGAGATGGCGTACCTGACGCAGTCCGGACAGCTCTACGTGGAAGCGACAGCGCTGGCGCTGGGCAAGGTGTACTCGTTCGGGCCGACGTTCCGCGCGGAAAAATCGAAGACCCGCCGGCATTTGACAGAGTTCTGGATGATCGAGCCCGAAGTGGCCTACATGGACCTCGACGGATTGATGACGCTCGCGGAGGAATTCCTTACTCACATCGTCACGCGCGTGCTGGAAAACCATCGCGCGGACTTGCAGGTGATCGGCCGGGATGTGTCGAAGCTGGAAGCGATGGCCACGCCTGGTGAGTTTCCGAAGATGACTTACGACGAGGCGCACGCCATGCTCGAGCAGGCGTACAAGGACGGGAAGATTGAGAACCCGCACACCTACGGCGACGACTTTGGGTCGCCGGATGAGAGCTATATCTCCTCTCAGTTTGAAAAGCCGGTGATGGTGCACCGGTACCCGGCTGAGGTGAAAGCCTTCTACATGCAGCCCGACCCGAAGGACCCGACGAAGGCCTTGTGCGTGGACGTGCTTGCGCCCGAAGGGTACGGCGAGATTATCGGCGGCTCGCAGCGCATCGACGACTACGGCCTGCTCAAGTCGCGGATTGAGTCTCACGGCCTTCCGCTGGCTGCGTTCCAGTGGTATCTCGACCTGCGCCAGTACGGCAGCGTTCCGCACTCCGGGTTCGGCATGGGGATCGAGCGCTGCGTGGCGTGGATCTGCGGCCTGGAGCACGTCCGGGAAACCATTCCGTTTGCACGCACGCTCAACCGTATTTACCCGTAG